The Populus nigra chromosome 19, ddPopNigr1.1, whole genome shotgun sequence genome includes a window with the following:
- the LOC133679953 gene encoding SNF1-related protein kinase regulatory subunit gamma-1-like has protein sequence MDFKKLEDVMKQPEGFSLVDKKENLVSNFMADQKQHQIDSGSALQMFLDHIPISSIPGIKSSPVVELKIEDRVKDAIHLLYEKNVSGAPIADVVDPDTTIGRFSDQYVGYIDLAGMVLWALEECEKAYMQTRGTDGDENGKSSMFTMLEDNPQIGQTKVGELAKSYLWDPFFPVHLDDTLFHVLLLLSNHHRLQVVPVIERSNFQGIGFVTQNAVIQLLLQSSGLEWFDSIADKALSEFRFENEERVDLVYGDRSLAEALHILRESRIGVVAVVNRENKKVIGCIRNSDVYLLLENNEILGDRKRLTAGEFIHTETAKENSDGTFERDLGALFAAGALQLRNNFLPKMDSPVTTKKSNTLKQAMKDLAETKGCFCFLVNDAQQPAGLLTLRDVIIQFAPPCIDSNIHGGGFFEYALEQTGCQVKNGTVICDH, from the exons ATGGACTTTAAGAAATTGGAGGATGTAATGAAGCAGCCAGAAGGTTTTAGCTTGGTGGATAAAAAGGAGAATCTAGTTTCCAACTTCATGGCTGATCAAAAACAGCACCAAATTGATTCTGGCAGTGCCCTTCAAATGTTTCTTGATCACATCCCCATTAGTTCTATCCCTGGCATAAAAAGTTCTCCTG TTGTGGAGTTGAAAATTGAGGATAGAGTAAAAGATGCGATACATTTGTTGTATGAGAAGAATGTGTCTGGTGCTCCTATAGCTGATGTTGTAGATCCTGATACCACTATTGGAAGGTTTTCGGATCAGTATGTGGGGTACATAGATTTAGCTGGCATGGTTCTTTGGGCTCTTGAG GAATGTGAAAAGGCTTATATGCAAACCAGAGGGACTGACGGTGATGAGAATGGAAAAAGTAGCATGTTCACCATGCTTGAAGATAATCCTCAAATTGGACAAACTAAG GTTGGGGAGTTAGCCAAGTCATACCTTTGGGATCCATTTTTCCCTGTACACTTGGATGACACACTATTTCACGTTCTGCTGCTTCTCTCCAACCACCACCGGCTGCAAGTTGTGCCTGTCATAGAGAGGTCCAACTTTCAGGGTATTGGTTTTGTAACACAG AATGCAGTGATACAGTTGTTGCTTCAATCAAGTGGGCTAGAATGGTTTGATAGCATTGCAGACAAGGCTTTATCTGAGTTTCG TTTTGAAAACGAAGAGCGTGTTGATCTTGTATACGGAGATCGTAGCTTGGCAGAAGCTCTTCATATTTTGCGAGAAAGCCGAATTGGCGTAGTTGCTGTTGTGAATCGTGAAAATAAGAAGGTTATCGGTTGCATAAGGAACAGTGATGTTTATCTTTTGTTAGAGAATAACGAAATACTTGGTGACAGAAA GAGGCTAACTGCTGGGGAGTTCATTCACACAGAAACTGCAAAGGAAAACTCTGATGGCACCTTTGAAAGGGACCTGGGGGCACTATTCGCAGCCGGAGCTCTTCAATTAAGAAACAACTTCCTTCCGAAAATGGACTCGCCAGTTACTACCAAAAAGAGCAACACTCTCAAGCAAGCCATGAAGGACTTGGCGGAGACCAAAGGCTGTTTTTGCTTTCTAGTAAATGATGCACAGCAGCCAGCAGGTTTGCTGACATTGAGAGACGTCATCATTCAATTTGCCCCACCATGTATAGATTCGAATATTCATGGAGGTGGTTTCTTTGAATATGCTCTAGAACAGACAGGGTGCCAAGTTAAGAATGGAACTGTCATTTGTGATCATTGA